From the Campylobacter concisus genome, the window ACAATGCCAAATATGTCGTTGTTTCAAATTTTAACGAACTACGCTTTTACATCGGCAATAAAACAACATTTGAAAAATTTGACCTTTTTACATCAAGCTTTGATGAGTTTAAAAGACTTCATTTGCTGCTTAGCTTTGAGAGTATTAGCACGGATCTGCCGCTAAAACTAAAAGAGAAATTTGCCACTCACGAGCGTGAAATTTCAAACAAATTTTATAAAGACTTTAGTGCTTTTAGACTTGCTCTTTTTAAAAATATTTGCAAAAACAATGCCAGCATTGATAAAAATAGGCTTTTAAGCCTGACTCAAAAACTATGCGACAGGTTTGTTTTCATACTATTTGCCGAAGACCGCGGACTACTAAGACTTCGCACGATAGCCGAGATAAAAGATAAATTTCAAAACCAAGTTACCGAGCTTAGTTTTTATGACTTTTACAAAATTTACTTTAAAGCCATTGATGAAGGCAGTGAGCGTCTTGATATCAAACGCTATAATGGCGGTCTTTTTGCCACAGATACTGAGCTTAATTCACTAAAGATAGACGATAGCGTGCTTGAAGCGCAGTTTTTAAGTGACTATGACTTTTTAAGCGACATCGGTGTAAATATCCTAGGACATATCTTTGAAAGCTCACTAAACGACCTTGAAGAGCTAAATGCGCAAATAAATGGTAATGAATTTGATGCCAAACAGAGCAAACGTAAAAAAGATGGCATATTTTATACACCAGAGTTTATAACAGAATTTATAGTTGAAAATTCACTTGGCATGCTTTGTAAAGCTAAAAAAGATGAGCTAGGGCTTGATCTAAATGAGCTATTAGCACCAAAAAACCCAAAAAAATTAACCAAAGCAGAAAGTGAGATCAAAGACAAAATTTATGCTTACCGCGAGTGGCTCTTATCCCTTAAGATACTTGATCCAGCTTGCGGCTCTGGTGCATTTTTAAACCAAGCTTTAGAATTTCTAATTGCCGAGCATGGCGCATTAGACACTTACCGCAAAGTATATGAGGGCGAGGGCTTGGGACTTTACGATATAGAAAGCACCATTTTAGAAAACAACCTTTACGGCGTAGATATAAATGCCGATGCGGTCGAGATCGCTAGGCTATCTCTTTGGCTCCGCACAGCTGTAAAGGGACGAGTTTTGACAGATCTTAGTAAAAATTTAGTAGCAGCAAACTCGCTTTTAGAATTTCCTTTTGACTTTAAATTTGATGTCGTTATCGGCAATCCTCCCTATGTCAGACAAGAGGCGATAAAAGAGCAAAAGCCTGCCTTACAAGAATATAAAGTTTATAGTGGCACGGCTGATTTGTTTGTCTATTTTTATGAGCTTGGCATTACACATCTAAAAGAAAATGGGGTTTTAGGTTTTATATGTTCAAACAAATTTTTCCGTGCCAGCTATGGTGAAAATTTACGTAAATTTATATTAGAAAATACACAAATAACACACATTATTGATTTTACTGGGGTTAAAGTTTTTGAAGACGCAAGTGTAGATAGTGCGATTACTATTTTTAAAAAAATAAGAGCAGGTGAAAATTCAAAATTTAATTTCCTAGCTTCAAGCACCATAAATTTAAAAATGCAAAAATTTATCCAAATACCACAATCCACGCTAAACGAAACAAATTTCACCTTTTTAGATAAAAGTAAATTTGAGCTAAAAAGTAAAATCGAAAAAGTTGCAGAGCCATTAAAAAATTGGGGCATAAAAATTCATTCTGGTATCAAAACAGGACTAAATGAAGTATTTATTATTGATAGTGACACCCGTAATAAAATTTTAAATAACTGCACTGGAGAAGAAAGAGAGTGGACGCAAAAGCTCATTAGGCCGATCTTACGAGGTCAAGATATAAAGCGTTATGACTATGAGTGGGCTGGACTGTGGCTCATAAATATCCATAATGGATATGGCACCGAGCCTCGCATCAATATAGATAATTTTCCTAAGCTAAAACTATATCTTGATAAATTTGAGCCGAAACTTTCCAATCGTTCTGATAAAGGAGCCACTCCTTATAATCTGCGAAACTGCGCATATCTTGAGGAATTCGAAAAAGAGAAAATTTTATGTGCAAAAATTGTGCAAAGTCCGAAATTTGCTTACGATACAAATAATAATATTCCAAACAATACTGCATATTGCATAACTGGCGAAAATCTAAAATTTTTATTAGCCTTTTTAAATTCAACAGCTGTTTATAAAATTTTCAACTTTTTCTATGCTGGAGGTGGACTTGAAGGCGAAATAACAACAAATCGCTTAGAAATTTTGCCTATCCCACAAATCGCGTCACAAAATGAAAATTTAGCAAACGAGATAATAAATTTGGTCGATGAAATTTTAAAAGCCAATGAAAAGATCAAGCTTTACGAGAAGCATATGCCTACTTTAACTCTTGATGAAAAGCTAGAAGCCAAAGAAAATATCGATGCGCTAAACGACAAAATCAAGGCAAGTGACGAAAAAATAGACAAACTTGTTTTTGAGCTTTATGAACTAACAAGCGATGAGATCGCGCTTATAATAAGGGGGGGGGGAATTGACGGTATAACAAAAATTTACATATACATCTTACAAAGGGGAGAAAATGAACCAATTAGAGCTTTATTACAATCAGCCGCTTAAATCAAGTAAATTTATCCCCAGAAAATACGAAATCATCTCGCCAAAGACGCTTATAATAGGCGCCATTTCAAGTGGCAAAACAGCCCTTGTTTATGAGTTCTTGAGCCATTATAAAAGCGAGGAGAGGCTTTATGTAAATTTAGATGATCTAAGGATAGACAGAGCCTTGCTTTTAGCAAATTTGAAAGAATTTTTAGAAAAAAATGCCCAGATAAAGGTTCTTGCAGTTGAAAATTTACAAGCTGCTGACCTTGCAAATTTAGGCTTTTTAAAGGGCGCAACACTTGAAAATATCATCCTTACAAGCAAGGAATTTTCACTCACGATTGACGGCTTTGCTCGTATAAATTTAAACTATCTCGACTACGAGGAATTTATACTATTTTTTAAAAAAAATTTGGACCAAGACCTGCTTTTTAGCTACTTTTTGGCTCACGGCAACGAGATAGCAAGTGCCTTTTTAGACTCCAGCGAGGTCACAGCACACTTGCAGCAGCTATTAAAAGCAAATTTAAGCGAGCAAAGCATTACGATTTTAAAAGAATGTGCTCCAAAATGTCACGATGTGCTTAGTACTTTTGGTATCTATAAAAATCTAAAAGAGCATATGAAAATCTCAAAAGATAGTGTCTATAACACAGTAGCCAGCCTTAATGAAAATAGCTTTATAGAATTAGTACCAAATTTAGATGAGAGCAGCACGAGCAAAAAGCTCTACTTTACAAATTTTGCACTTCGTAACGCTTTGTATCTAAAAAAGGACTTTTTGGCTGTCTTTGCAAATGTAGTTTTTTGTGAGTTGCTTAAATTTAAAGATGAAATTTACTACACAAAAGAGATTGATTTCTTCCTTAATAAAAGGAAGATCGCAATCATCTGTGTGCCGTTTTCTGCGCCAGAGATCATCTTTTTAAAATTTAAAAAACTCCACGCAAGCTTAAAAGAACTGGGTGTAAGTAAGCTTCAGATAATCAGCGTCGCAAACCAAACTGAGCTTAGCTTTGAGGGCATAAAATGCGAAATTTTACCATTTTCTAGGTGGAGTCTAGGTTTATAAATTTAAACCTTTATTTGATTATTGTTTTAAAAGCTTAAAGTAAAGAAGCTATAATCAAAAAAACTATGAAGGACGGACATGAGAGCATTTATTGGGATTTTTATACTTATAGTAAGCCTATTTGGCTATGAGATAAATCACGAAAACTGGGCAAAATTTTATAAATTTATTGGCGAGGCAAATGGTATAAAATTTGAAGTTTATATGAACTATTTTAAAGATGAATTTGAAAATTTTAAGCAGAGCAAGAGCTTTAAAGTGCCAGCCAAGATAAGCGGACATATCTTTTTTGATGGTACAAAATATGACTACGAAAAAGGTAATCTTGAGCAAAATATCAGTGAAATTTCATCGCTAAATGCTGTATCTGATAAGATAAATTTAGACGTTAAAAATGAAAATGGCGAGCTAAAGGGCAAAATAATCGTTAAAAACAAAGCCTATAATGCGACTATCAAAAAAGAAAAAGAGTATGAAATGCTAAATATTGGCATCCAAATGACTGAAGCAAATGGCACGAGATACGAAGCTATAATTAACGACATATTTGCCAAAGAATCGGCTAAAAAAAATAAAAATAAATTACTCTCGACACTTTATGACCTAAAAAGTGAGCGTAAAAAATGGCCAAATAACCAATTTGAGAGCCTAGATAACATCTACTATATAAATGACAAAATAAAAAGCATCTGCACCTATAAAAATAATAAAACTAGCTGCGATGTCGTCTTACTTAAAACCAACAAAAAACTAAAGTTAAAGCAGATTTTTAAAGATATGAACGACCCTCATCTAAAAGCAATCCTCGCAACAGCAGGCGTTAGCGAAAATTTTGTACTTTCGCCGCTTGGGCTTACCTTTTTAAATGAGGAGCAAATTAGCGTGCCACTTGATGAGCTAAGACCTTACTTTAGCGATGAAATCGGACTTTAATGGCAAAAATTTGTGGCATAGATGAGGCTGGACGTGGGGCTTTAGCTGGGCCTTTAAGCGTAGCAGCCTGTGTGCTAAATAAAGAAATTTCAGGTCTAAACGACTCCAAAAAACTAACTGCAAAAAAGCGTGAGGAGCTTTTTAAAGAGATCATAAAAAGCTCAAATTTTCTCATCATCTACTTCTCAAATACACAAATAGACGAACTTGGGCTAAGTGAGTGCTTAAGACGAGCGCTCAAAATTTTTAAGGCGCACTTTGAGGGTTTTGAGATCATTTATGATGGAAATTTAGACTATGGCGTTGGTATCACAACGATGATAAAAGCTGATAGCAAAGTCGCTGGGGTAAGCGCTGCTAGCATATTAGCAAAGGTTAGTCGTGATAGTTTGATGAAAGGCTGGGATAAAATTTACTCAAAGTACGGCTTTGCTGGGCACAAAGGATACGGCACAAAGGCACATTTAGATGCCATTACTAAGTTTGGCTATTCAAGCCTTCATAGAAAAAGCTTTGTAGTAAAATCTTTTGAAAAATCTCTATTTGACTAAGATTAATTATCTAAGCATCAAATAGATGCTTAGATAACGCCTTTTTTTAATGGCAGCCACAACCACAACTACCGCTACTTTTAATAGCATCAAATACAGCATCGTAGTTTGGCTCTTCTGTCACTTCAGGGACGATTTGTTTGTGAATTATTACGCCATCATTGATGACAAATACCGCTCTTGCAAGTAGTCCTTTTAGTGGGCCATCGCTCATTAAAACGCCATAGTTTTTAGCAAATTCTCCGTATCTAAAGTCACTTCCAACATGTAAATTTGCTATGCCTTCAGTCGTGCAAAATCTACCCATCGCAAATGGCAAATCATTTGAGATGATGCTAAGTTTTACGCCGTGTTTGCCAGCTACTTTTTCGTTAAATTTACGAGCCTCTGCTGCGCAAACGCCAGTATCAAGTGATGGCAAGCAAACAAGTACTTCTACGCCATTATTTCCACCTACACTAAACTCGCTAAGATCTTGCGCTACAACTTTTGCTTCAGGCGCATAAGAGCCAACAAAGACCTCATTTCCACTTAAATTTACCTCACTACCTTTAAATTTTGTAGTTGCCATATCTGTCTCCTTTATTATTTTTTTACTTTTTTAAATGCTTGATCAAGATCTGCCATTAGATCATCAGCGTTTTCGATACCGATTGCTAGGCGAAGCAAGTTTTGCTTTATGCCGATCTTATCTAGCACCTCTTTTGGATATGCCTCATGCGTCATCGTTGCAGGCCTGCAAATAAGGCTTTCTACGCCACCAAGACTTACCGCTAGATCAAAAATTTCTAGCGATTTTACAAATTTATTTACATCATATTTTTCATCAAGCTCAAATGAGATGAGCGCGCCGATGTCGCTTGCTTGAGCCGCTTGTATCTTTGCCTCTTGCTCGCTATATGAGCCGGCAAAATGCACCACGCTAACTGCGTCATTATTCTGCAAAAATTTGATTATTTTATGGGTATTTTGCGTTTGTCTATCAAACCTAACGCTAAGCGTTTTAAGCCCACGTATTAGATAGTATGCGTCCATCGGGCTGATGATTCCACCAAGCGTGTTTTTAGCAAATTTTATCTTCTCAGCCAAAGCATCATCGTTTAGCGTGACGATACCAGCGATCACGTCAGCGTGTCCGCCGATATATTTTGTAGCGCTATAAACCACGATATCAGCTCCATGATCAAGTACTCTTTGATAATAAGGCGTTAAAAATGTGTTATCCACGATGACTAGAGCGCCCTTTTTGTGAGCGATCTTTGAAATTCTAGCGATGTCTGTCGCTCTTAAGAGAGGATTTGACGGAGTTTCGATGAATATCGCCGCCACGTCGTCACTTATATCATCTTCACTTAAAAAATTTAGATCGTCTATAAATTCGCTCTTTATGCCGTGGCTTTCAAAAACAGTCGTGACATATCTATAAGTGCCACCATAGACATTGCTATTTAGTAGGACCTTTTGCCCTGTTTTTATAAGGCTAAGTGCCGCCGCTGTTGCTGCCATGCCTGAACCAAAGCTAAATGCATATTTGCTGCCTTCAACCTTTGCAAAAATTTCATCAAATGCCTTTTTGGTTGGGTTGCTACCACGAGAATATGCAAATTCTTGAAAATTTTCAAGATCATCTTGCACAAATGTACTTGCTAAAAAAACAGGCGGAATGACAGCTTTATTTGGATTATTTTTAGCTTCAATTCCCTTTACGATCAAGGTGTCAAGTTTCATAAATTTCCTTTTAAAAATTTGTGAAATCTTACATAATAAAGATTAATCTTCCCCAAACCCACCCAAAACGTAGCTAAATCAGTAAGTGGTAGTAACATTTATTTTTAAGAATGCATTTTTTAAATTGCTGGGATAAATTTAAGCTTTTGCTCTCTCCCCGCAAGCCTAATAAATTTTTCTTTTTTACTCGCCTTTAGCTACATTTTCACCATAAATTTTACTCTACAAGATCAACTTGCCAGTTTGCCTCTTGTAGCTTCATATCTAGCTCTCTGATCTCTTTGGATAGCTCGTCTATTTGCTTTTGGAGCGTGGCCACATCAACACTACTTAAAATTTTTATCTCGCTATTTGAGTAAAGATCGACCTTTTGGCTTGCGCTTTTGGCAAAATCCCTAAGCACGCTTGCTTTTTGGCTTAGCGTATCTTTTTTAGCGATCATTTCAGTTAGACTCGCGCCTTCAAATTTTGCACTTGAGTTTGTTAAATTTATAGTCAAGATCAGTCTAAATAGCTCATCGCTTAGCCTATCAAGCTCTTTTAAAAGAAGTTTTGGATCTTCACTAGGTCTTTCATTTTCTTGCATTTTTGCATTATCGAGTAACCTACCTTTTAGCTGCTCTAAACGTTTTTGTGTATCGGCTCTTAAAATGAGAGCCTGAGCTAATTTCATCATTTTTCCTTTTGAAATATTAAATTGAGAGAAAATTTCAAATTATATTAGTATCTTTTGGGTTATAATTGATTTAAAATTTTATTTTAAGGAAAAGCTATGAAGTACGATTTTGATACGCTTATTAGCAGAGATGGCACTAACTCATCAAAATGGCGAATGAAAAATGATGTTTTGCCAATGTGGGTTGCTGATATGGATTTTAAGGCTGCACCTGAAATTTTAAATGCCCTACAAAAGCGTCTTGATAATGGCGTCTTTGGCTACTCATTTATTCCAAAAGAGTGGAACGAAGCGATTAAAGGCTGGTGGAAGAGGCGTCATGATGTTAGCTTTGAAAATGAGTGGATGTGCTTTTGTACTGGTGTTATACCAGCGATTTCTACTGCGATTAGAAGATTTAGCAATCCAGGTGATCAAATTTTAGTTCAAGCTCCCGTATATCACGTATTTTTTAACTGCATCAAAAATAATGGTCGTGAAATTTTATCAAATGACCTTGTCTATAAAGATGGCTCTTATGAGATTGATTTTGAAGACCTTGAGGCAAAGCTAGCTCAACCACTAACAACTATGATGCTCCTTTGCAATCCTCACAACCCAATAGGAAAAATTTGGGACAAAGAGACGCTTAAAAAAATAGGCGAGCTTTGCTATAAGCATGATGTTTTGGTTATCAGCGATGAAATTCACTGCGATATAACTGATCCTGGGCTAAGCTACGTGCCATTTATCAGCGTTAGCGAAGAGTGCAAAAATAACTCAATCACATGCGTCTCACCTACAAAAGCCTTTAATATAGCTGGACTTCAAAGCTCAGCCATCGTCACGCCAAATGAGCAGATACGCGCCAGAATAAATGCAGCTGTAAATTATGATGAGATAGGTGAAGCAAACGCCTTTGCGATAACTGCGACAATAGCGGCATTTAACGATAGTCAAACATGGCTTGATGAACTTAGGGATTATCTCTTTGAAAACAAAAAAATCGTTATAAATTTCATAAAAGAGCAAAATTTGCCAGTAAAACTTCTGCCTTCAAATGCGACTTATCTTTTATGGCTTGATTGTAGCGCGTTTTGCGAGGATTCGAGCGACTTTATGAATTTCTTGCGTGATAAAGCTGGGCTTTGGCTAAATGATGGCAATGCTTACAGGGGAGATAGATTTTTCCTACGTATGAATATAGCAACCCAAAGAGCCAGAGTGCTTGAGGGGCTAAAACGCTTACAAAATGGTATAAATTTATACACTTCAAAAAGATAAATTGAGTAAATTTGGCAAGATGGCTTTGAAATTTAAGCTACCCTTGCCTAATTAATACAGCTCGGAGCATTTTTGAAGCAGTAAAAATTGCCCCCCACCACCATTTTTTTAACATCAAATCAAGTTTTGCTGATAAATTTAAAGGCAAGATGGCCTACACTAGTTTTTATTTGGTTGCTTTAAATTTAAGCATAAAACCGCCAAACTACAATAGAGCAGACCAATAAAGCGAATATTTTATACTACTTTAAAGCTGTCAAGATAGTGTCTGTAGCTTATAAATTTAGCGGTGATTTTGAAATTTAGAAAACCAAAATTGAACTGTGCTGGCTTTAAATTTAAGAGAAATTATTTGCTAAAACAAAATTTTAAGCCATTTCGAAGTTGCACTTTCTTTTAAAACAAGGCAATTTTTGCTGATAAATTTGATAACTTTAAAAATTTAGATAAAAGTAGAAATTTAAAGGCGGGAAAGCCCCGCCAGATATTATTTATGAAGCTCTTTTGTGTAAAACTCAACTGAGCCAAGACCCTCTTTTAGTGCCCACTCGTAAGCTTTGCTAACAAATTCCCAGTTTATATTCTCATAAAATGTCTCTAGGTATTTTGGGCGGGCGTTGAAGTTGTCGATGTAGTAAGCGTGCTCCCAAACATCAACGACTAGAAGTGGCACTTTGCCATCGCTCACTGGAGTTTTTGCATTGCTAGTTTGCACGATCTCTAGCTTTTTGCTGCTTGGATCAAAGACAAGCCACGCCCAGCCTGAGCCAAAAAGCGTTGTGGCTGCTTTTAAAAACTCCTCTTTAAAATTTGCAAAATTTGCTTCGATTGCAGCTTTTAGCTCGCTTGACATCTCACTTTTTTTAGCGATGCAGTCCCAGTAAAAGTCGTGGTTGTAAACTTGAGCAACGTTATTGTAAAGCCCACCTTCGCTATTTGTTAGAATTTCATAAAAAGATGCGTTAGCAAGTTTTGTATCTTTTATAAGATTGTTTAAATTTGCTACGTAAGTTGCATGATGCTTGCCATAGTGGTATTCACAGGTTTTTGCGCTAACTACTGCATTGCTATTTGCATCAAATGGAAGTTTTCTAAGTTCAAACATAATAATTCCTTAATAATAAAATTTGTTGTTTCGTATTATAGCCATAAAAAATTAATAAACAAAAACCTTTTAAATTTAGCCGCAAAATATAGGCTAAATTTAAGCAATACTAAACTTACATTTTTTTGGCTGGCTTTTAAACTTATAGAAAAGAAAAATTTAGAGCAAAATATCCTATGCATTTGTTTAAATGGATTCAAAAATTTATTAAATGTAAAAATAAAATAAATTTTATGTGTAAAAAAGTAACAAGTATACTTTAAAAGTTTAGTTATTAAAAAACTATAAAAATTTTTCAAAAATATAAATTAGCCTTTAAGAGCATAATTGTTACTAAAATACACATACAAAAATAAATAGCTGTGAATTTACGAAACAAAATTTCTAAATTTTTATTTTTGAAATTTATAATACGTTTAACAAAACCATTACAAAGGATAAAAGATGAAATTCTTACAAGCTTTACTTTTCACTTGTGCCATCAGTGGCTTAGCATTTGGTGCAGACAAAGTCTATACGATCAAATTTGCTCACGTTGTTGCAGCTTCTACACCAAAAGGCAAGGCAGCTGACTTTTTTGCTAAACGTGCTGAGGAGCTAAGTGGCGGTAAACTAAAAGTTCAAGTTTTCCCATCAGCTCAACTACTTGATGATGATAGGGTTTTTGGTGCGTTAAAGCTTGGCAACGTTCAAATGGCAGCTCCAAGTTTTTCAAAATTTACGCCTATTGTGCCGCAGTTTCAGCTATTTGACCTGCCTTTCATCTTTAAAGATGCAGAGCACCTTCATAAGGTCCAAGATGGCGAGGTCGGTGAGGAGCTAAAAGGCCTTGTAACTAAAAAAGGCTTTGTGGCGCTTGATTATTGGGATGCTGGATTTAAGCATTTTAGCTCAAGCAAAAAGCCAGTTCTTGTGCCAGAAGATGCAAAAGGACAAAAATTTAGAATCCAAAGCTCAAAGGTACTTGAAGAACAAATTAAAGTAGTTGGTGGCAACCCACAAGTTTTACCATTTTCAGAGGTTTACTCTGCACTTCAACAAGGCGTAGTTGATGCGACTGAAAACCCGCTTTCAAATTTCTATAACTCAAAATTTCACGAAGTTCAAAGCTCGCTCACACTTTCAAGTCACGGATATTTGGGCTATTTAGTCATTATGAGCGATAAATTTTGGAGCAAGCTACCAGATGATCTAAAAGCAAATGTAAAACAAGCTCTAAGCGAAGCGACAGCTTTTGAGAGAGAAGAGACAGCAAAAGAGGACGCTCACGTCATAGCTGAACTTGAAAAATATATCGCTGCTAGTAAAAAACTAGAAATTTATAAGATCGATGACGCACAAAAGGCAGAATGGCAAAAGGTTATGCAGTCAATCTATCCTAAATTTTATGATGTTATCGGTAAAGACCTCATAGAAAAGACTCTTGGAACAAAATAATGAAGAGTTTTTTTAATGTCCTTGATATAGCGATAGCCTCACTAAATAAAACTATCGCAGTAGTTGGGCTCGCAAGTGGAACATTGCTAGCCTTTGCAAACGTTATGGCTAGATATTTTTTCGATAAAAGCTGGTCATGGGCGAGTGAGCTATCAAACTATCTTTTTATCTGGTCGGCGTTTTTTGCCGCGGCATACGGCTTTAACAAGGGCATTCACGTGAGCGTAACTATCTTGGTGGAAAAATTTCCACCAGCGCTCGCGAAAGTATGCCTGCTCTTTTCACATATCTTAACAACTGTCTTTTTGATATTTATCGCAGTTTATTCGATTGATTATCTCAAAATTTTGCACGAGATCGAGCAGATGATAATAGACCTTGGCATACCACAATGGGTACCTATGATAGTGCTTCCAATAGCCTTTGTCACAGCTAGCTACCGCTCGACCGAAAAAGCCATAAAAGTAGCTCTAACGCCTGCTGAAAATGTCGTAAGCAACGAAGCGCACGAGCTAGCTCATGGTAGCGTAGTTAAAGATTAAGGAGAAAAAAGATGACAATAGCATTTTTATTTATCCTACTTTTTGCGCTAATGCTAATAGGCGTGCCTGTGGCTGTTTCACTGGGAACTAGCACCGTTTTGACGATGATATTTTTTACAGACATAGACATCGCTACGATCCCACAGCTAATTTTTGATGGTATCAATAAATTTTCGTTAATGGCGATCCCGATGTTTATCTTGGCTGGAAATTTACTAAGCAAAGGTGGCTCAGCAAGGCGTATCATCGACTTTGCAAAGTCTATGGTCGGACACTTGCCAGGTGGTTTACCTATGAGCGCGATATTTGCCTGCATCATCTTTGCAGCGGTCTCTGGAAGCTCGCCTGCGACGGTTGTAGCTATTGGCTCAATTATGTTTGCAGCGATAAAAGAGGCTGGCTATCCAAAAGAGTACGCAGTTGGCGGCATAACAACGGCCGGCTCGCTTGGAATTTTGATCCCGCCTTCAGTTGTTATGATAGTTTATGGCGTAACTGCTGAGGTTAGTATCGGCAAGCTCTTTATGGCTGGTGTTGTGCCTGGTCTTATGCTTGGAGCCTTTATGCTCGTTCAAACCTATGTCGGAGCAAAAAAGCTTGGTTTTAAAGCAACTAAGGCTGAGCCATTTAAAGTAAGAGTGCAGAAATTTGCCAAAGCATTTTGGGCGCTTTTAATCGTTGTCGTGGTCATTGGCGGAATTTATGGAGGAATCTTTACTCCAACTGAAGCTGCTGCGGCAAGTGCGGTCTATGCGCTATTTATCTCACTTTTTATCTATAGAGATATAAAGATAAAAGATCTTTGGGACATCTGCCTAGACTCGGCTCTTACAACAGCTATGATATTTTTCATTATCGCAAACGCCGTTGTTTTTGCATATTTGCTAACTAGCGAGCAGATCCCTCAAGCGATCGCTTCGATGATACTTGACGCAAATATTGGTATGATAGGATTTTTGATATTTGTAAATATCCTGCTCTTTATCATGGGTCAATTTATGGAGCCTTCAAGCGTTATCATGATCATGGTGCCACTATTGCTTCCGATTTCAACGCAACTTGGCATAGATCCGATACATTTTGGCATTATCTTAGTTGTAAATATGGAGATAGGTATGGTGACTCCGCCTGTTGGACTAAATTTATTTGTCGCAAGCGGTCTTACAAATATGAACTTAAAAGAGGTCATCATGGCATGCTTGCCTTGGACACTTACTTTGTTCTTTGGCCTTATCTTGGTTACTTATATACCACAAATTTCTCTTTGGTTGCCAAACATAATGTATGGACATTAAAATTTAGAGGCTCTTGCCTCTAAATTTATACTTTTGGGTCGTAATCTGCACTCATAACAATATTTTTACCACTTCGCTTACCAACATAAAGTAGATTATCAGCTTGTTTTATCATCTTTTCTAAGTTAAATTCTCCCGTACCATCATGAGCAACTAATCCAAAAGTCATAGTTGCGTTGATCTTTATGTTTTCAAA encodes:
- a CDS encoding trans-sulfuration enzyme family protein, with protein sequence MKLDTLIVKGIEAKNNPNKAVIPPVFLASTFVQDDLENFQEFAYSRGSNPTKKAFDEIFAKVEGSKYAFSFGSGMAATAAALSLIKTGQKVLLNSNVYGGTYRYVTTVFESHGIKSEFIDDLNFLSEDDISDDVAAIFIETPSNPLLRATDIARISKIAHKKGALVIVDNTFLTPYYQRVLDHGADIVVYSATKYIGGHADVIAGIVTLNDDALAEKIKFAKNTLGGIISPMDAYYLIRGLKTLSVRFDRQTQNTHKIIKFLQNNDAVSVVHFAGSYSEQEAKIQAAQASDIGALISFELDEKYDVNKFVKSLEIFDLAVSLGGVESLICRPATMTHEAYPKEVLDKIGIKQNLLRLAIGIENADDLMADLDQAFKKVKK
- a CDS encoding DIP1984 family protein codes for the protein MKLAQALILRADTQKRLEQLKGRLLDNAKMQENERPSEDPKLLLKELDRLSDELFRLILTINLTNSSAKFEGASLTEMIAKKDTLSQKASVLRDFAKSASQKVDLYSNSEIKILSSVDVATLQKQIDELSKEIRELDMKLQEANWQVDLVE
- a CDS encoding MalY/PatB family protein gives rise to the protein MKYDFDTLISRDGTNSSKWRMKNDVLPMWVADMDFKAAPEILNALQKRLDNGVFGYSFIPKEWNEAIKGWWKRRHDVSFENEWMCFCTGVIPAISTAIRRFSNPGDQILVQAPVYHVFFNCIKNNGREILSNDLVYKDGSYEIDFEDLEAKLAQPLTTMMLLCNPHNPIGKIWDKETLKKIGELCYKHDVLVISDEIHCDITDPGLSYVPFISVSEECKNNSITCVSPTKAFNIAGLQSSAIVTPNEQIRARINAAVNYDEIGEANAFAITATIAAFNDSQTWLDELRDYLFENKKIVINFIKEQNLPVKLLPSNATYLLWLDCSAFCEDSSDFMNFLRDKAGLWLNDGNAYRGDRFFLRMNIATQRARVLEGLKRLQNGINLYTSKR
- the sodB gene encoding superoxide dismutase [Fe], whose amino-acid sequence is MFELRKLPFDANSNAVVSAKTCEYHYGKHHATYVANLNNLIKDTKLANASFYEILTNSEGGLYNNVAQVYNHDFYWDCIAKKSEMSSELKAAIEANFANFKEEFLKAATTLFGSGWAWLVFDPSSKKLEIVQTSNAKTPVSDGKVPLLVVDVWEHAYYIDNFNARPKYLETFYENINWEFVSKAYEWALKEGLGSVEFYTKELHK
- a CDS encoding DctP family TRAP transporter solute-binding subunit, giving the protein MKFLQALLFTCAISGLAFGADKVYTIKFAHVVAASTPKGKAADFFAKRAEELSGGKLKVQVFPSAQLLDDDRVFGALKLGNVQMAAPSFSKFTPIVPQFQLFDLPFIFKDAEHLHKVQDGEVGEELKGLVTKKGFVALDYWDAGFKHFSSSKKPVLVPEDAKGQKFRIQSSKVLEEQIKVVGGNPQVLPFSEVYSALQQGVVDATENPLSNFYNSKFHEVQSSLTLSSHGYLGYLVIMSDKFWSKLPDDLKANVKQALSEATAFEREETAKEDAHVIAELEKYIAASKKLEIYKIDDAQKAEWQKVMQSIYPKFYDVIGKDLIEKTLGTK
- a CDS encoding TRAP transporter small permease, with translation MKSFFNVLDIAIASLNKTIAVVGLASGTLLAFANVMARYFFDKSWSWASELSNYLFIWSAFFAAAYGFNKGIHVSVTILVEKFPPALAKVCLLFSHILTTVFLIFIAVYSIDYLKILHEIEQMIIDLGIPQWVPMIVLPIAFVTASYRSTEKAIKVALTPAENVVSNEAHELAHGSVVKD
- a CDS encoding TRAP transporter large permease, encoding MTIAFLFILLFALMLIGVPVAVSLGTSTVLTMIFFTDIDIATIPQLIFDGINKFSLMAIPMFILAGNLLSKGGSARRIIDFAKSMVGHLPGGLPMSAIFACIIFAAVSGSSPATVVAIGSIMFAAIKEAGYPKEYAVGGITTAGSLGILIPPSVVMIVYGVTAEVSIGKLFMAGVVPGLMLGAFMLVQTYVGAKKLGFKATKAEPFKVRVQKFAKAFWALLIVVVVIGGIYGGIFTPTEAAAASAVYALFISLFIYRDIKIKDLWDICLDSALTTAMIFFIIANAVVFAYLLTSEQIPQAIASMILDANIGMIGFLIFVNILLFIMGQFMEPSSVIMIMVPLLLPISTQLGIDPIHFGIILVVNMEIGMVTPPVGLNLFVASGLTNMNLKEVIMACLPWTLTLFFGLILVTYIPQISLWLPNIMYGH